The Coffea arabica cultivar ET-39 chromosome 2c, Coffea Arabica ET-39 HiFi, whole genome shotgun sequence genome includes the window CCAAATAATCTGATCAAATAAAAAAACTTTGGAGTGCTGAATTCTTGCAGTGAAGCACCCACCATTGAACGTCCGCATTGGCAACAAGAAGTAATGGCTAAGAATTCTAAGATCTTAGCTCCGCCTCTGCAACTTATTGCTGCTAAAAGCGGCAAATTGTTTAGATTAAAATTCCTACTGTATTTAATTGCTTTTGTTTTCCGCTTTTAAGCGAAATGCAATTGAATGTGTGGAACACCACCACTCAACCTCAATATcagaaacaaaaataacaaatcaATGGATCAAATGAAGAAGACAAGAAGAAGACCACTTATTCTGCTGATGTTGGTAGGCTCATATCAAGTGTAAATTTTAGCAGGTCTGTCTTCGTGGGGGAAAATTCTCAAATTGACAGGAGATGTAAGCAAGAGAGAAGAGGAAATCAAAAGACAATATTATCAACTTGAGTTTGAGTGATTTTAAGCTGCCAAAGCCATCATTAGGCGGCAACTTCACCCTTCCCGCAAGTCTTTAATCCCTTGCCTCCTCTTCTCCTCAACAACATTCTCCCGGCCAATTCGAGCATTTCTCTGCCGTAGGAGAGAAAAATCCCCACACTCTAGGCCTCTCTCTTTTCAATCATAGCCCACCAATCCATCCCAAATTTCAAGAATACATCAGAACCAATTATGTTAAATCAAAATCGAAACCCCTGTTTTTCTCGATTTTTCCTCTACACGCGAGAAAGATTACAAAAGGTCGCGAGTTCAAGCCATAGACGACAGCATGAAAATTTTTGCTGATTCAGATATTTATATTGGGGacattagggttccttggttcgAGTTTAAACCCAAGAATTCTAGCTCTTTCTAGACGTGCTTTATGGATGCATTTGCAAGTTCGACTCCCTTGGATAAGGCCCAATTCTAAAACCAAACCAGGCCCAAATAAGCAAAAAGTTGAGCCATCAGTCAGGTTAACACAACAATTGTCCTTGTGAATAGAACCCACGAATGTCAACGGGTCAGAGTTCAGGTCGGATTTGGAAATTCCTGACCCAGACCCGTTTTTATGTAGTAGATCCAGATCCGACCCGTATATTCAATGGGTCTCGATCTTAAAGTTTTGGAATCGGGTTCGACGGGTCCCGAGTCTATCCGAAAAGAAAAGGTccaaatttaaatattttaaaattaaatccaaaaccaatcacaaaTCCAATCTCCAAACTTAAACATATCAAATTACAAAACTAAATTACAAATAATTCGCACTAGTCAATTCAAAATTAATCACAAATCAATTTACAAAGTCATTACTAAATTGTTAATTTGGTAAAAGAAtgtatttagaaatatttatattttataattattaatatattattcGATTCTAGGTCGGATATGGGGTTAGAATCCTATATTCTATATCTgacccccctttttttttgtaagaataaACAAGTCTGAGTCCGAGTATCGAAATTATTTTCAACCCAAACCTGGAAAAATTtatcggatccgggtcgggctCAGATCCAAACCTGACCCGTTGACACGCCAAATAGAACCTAATCATAGTGTGATTACGACCTTGTTCTCGATTCCTTtaattttacaaaatctgattaAATAAATTGATTATGGAcagtaattaaaattttaaaaaaaaaactttttttgattgattatatatattagttttttcttgtcattaaaaaaatttaataaaaaaatccaGAACATCACAAAAACTGATTATTCAAAATCAGAATCTATAATCAGTGAAAAATAATCAATCGAGAACAAGCGCTACGACTACGCTAATCATTGGCATGTAAGATGTGATACTACGTTCTTTCTGCAAATATTTCCTATGGTAGTACAATGAATCAACCATTGGGCCAATGGCTCAGTAGCCACCAGGGAGGGATTTAAGTCCCTCCTTGGGCTGTTGGTGAGGTTTGAACCCTCACCAGCAgcgaaaaaaaatctaaaggtTGTGCCATAGCACTctcttagtttagttagatttGTATACCCACTAGCCCCTATAACAGTCTCCTTAGGCTCCccctccccctagattaggatagaatatattatacaaatgtatcgttgctgacaaaaaaaaaaaaaaagtacaatgaATCAAGTTTGATAGTTACGCTATATTAGACTAAATCTACTGAAGCACTCTGTTTGTCTCCATACGAGAAGCGGGGTACAATTGACATGATTTGTACCAGGCAGTTCTTTGGGTGAAAGATGAGTTGAAATCTTTTACTACCCATCACATCTTTTGCTGTTAAATATAATTGAAAACAGAGGAAATTAATCCAAAGGAATAAGACGAAAACACAACATGTAAGGCAAATTTGATTGTCATGATCTTTGGCACGTAAACTATGATGCTGGACGTTGTAGGAACATAAACGATGGACGTTATAGGATTAGTAAACTAAAGGAGATTACTGCTCAGAACGGGACAGTGGATCATGGTAAAGTCACGATCTCTTCCTTTTGGGTTGTAGTGTCTTCAGTTTGTTCGAAATGTACTCAATGATCTCCTTCAAGCtagcttttcttcctttctgaCAGTCCCACAATTCAGAAACTGGATATCTTCCACTAGGATTGTACTCGTTCAATTCCATTAGTGCATTTGTTACGGCCTGGTAGACGTCTTCCCCGTATTCACTCCTTAGCTGTTTCAACTTTTCATCATTGTCATCTATAATTTCCTGCACTCATTAGAAACTGAAATTCAGGGAACAGATCCAACAGTATGTGTTTTACTTGGGTATTTGCTAAATTATGATGCGTAATCTCAAATTAAATCTGCACGTGTTTTCCTCCTTTCGACAAATATAAGTAGCTTCTACTATGACGAATAGTCAATTATCTATGGCCCCAAGCAATCAGAAACTGCGACATCCCAAAATGACTGTCCATTAATCATTTTGGAAGTATGACAAGGTTGATTGCATTTCATAAACATAAGAACGATAAAACTTTTGGAATCAGATACTTTTTGTGCAAGTTAAAAAGTGTTTTGATGGTATTTAGGAAGAGAGGCTTACAATCAATCTTCCACGGTTTTCAACTCTCTTAAAAGGATGCCAGTTTGCACTTCGCACATTTTCTTCCCACAGTGAACATAGCTTTAAAGATTCAGCGTGCCTGTCTTCACTAGAGCACTTCTTCGAGAACAAAGCTTCAAAGGGTTTTGTATCAATCTGTCCCATTCTTTTGATTTGGAACTTTCTGAGGTGGTGAGTGGACAAGCCCTGCAAAGCCTGGTGGGGAAGATTGTAGAAGTTGAAGGGAAGGTCTTATATTTTAGATCTTATAAACAGAACAACAATTAAGGAGTCAACACATTTTGAACAAAAGGAAATACTAAAGTTCAAGAAAAGGATACTTGATCATACTCTTATAGCTTCTTTGCGAGCATCTTGAAGTTCATCATTCATCATGCGCTCTTTAGTGATGAGAGCTTGATGTTCATCTTCCATGTCAGAAATTTTATCTTCCAAGGCTTTCAAATATACCTTCAATTGCATAAGCTATAGGAATCCAACGATTAGGGAGAGATGGACTAAAGGCATGACACattcaagattcaagaataGCACTGATAAATTGCGAATGAACTGGTCCTAAATATATTTGACTGGGAGCATCAAAGAGGATGCTTTTTAATGACAGATAATCATTTTCAAATGTCAAAGAACTTAAAAATGGATGAACATTCTTCCTCACACAATCACACCTTAAGACGTCTGTAATCAACAGCATTGTGTGCTTTACTTTCATTTGGATTCTCACAACAGCTCATGAAAATTTGTTTAGTATCAGAGAGGACTGTACTAGTCGCCGCCTCTAGGTAATTTGACAGAAAGACAGATAAACAGGTGCATTCGCATAGATGAGACACGGAAACTGTACCTCATCCTTGTTACCCATGGTATGCTGTCCATTGAGGTCCGTTTTGGAGTCAAATTCCTCGATTTCATTGATTGCTTGCTCTAAGTTCATCTTCTGAGATTCCACTACACATCCCATGTCACTGTTCTCTTGCTTTCTGCCTTGTGCAACTACGGTTCCTTGCACTAGTTACAGCACACAAGTAGACATATAAAAGAATTCTTAAATATCTTAGCTAAGAAAATTCTTAAAGAGACATACGTTGCAAGATATAGCTAAGAAAATTCTGTTCTGAATCACAAGAAACATGGTTGTAGAAATAAGCTAAGAGCATATATTACACTCTGGCTGCAGTTTAAACTTTTTACTCACAGTGATTGAATTCTTCCTTGCCTTGCTGCTCAagttctttcttttggaattccATCCTGCTCTTCAGCTTTTCAAGTTCTAGCTTGAAGTTTTGCTTTGCTTCAAGAGCTGTGAAATTGCCATTTTGAATCGAAATTTAAAATTCACCAATCAGCATACCAAGCAATCAGAACTAGGCAGTATGCACTTgttaagaaagaaaagaaaaagtactATGCACCCGTTAAGTTTCACCCTTAGAGCAGTTTGACATTTCTCAATGGTCATTTAATTGTTAACCAACTAATTTCTTAGTTCAGGATGATgccgagtttttttttttttttttttttgggtatatgGATAATTTACATCTTAGAACATTCAAACCATCAAACAGAAGTTGTCCCTCAAGTCGTTGAAGTCCAGCTCTAGCGCAGTGCAGTGAAGACTACTAGTAGTATAATGCAGCAAGGATGTTGTGGTAGACACACCTTCTTTAAGCAGGATGTCCTTCTCTTTCATTATACTCTCCATCTCCAGCAACTTTTCATTCTTGTTGTCAATCTCCCTTGCCAGAGCAATGCAGAGTCTTCGCTGTTTTTTGAACACCTCCTCACCAATGCAATCCATTTGAACGTTGATCTGTTTTTGCTAACGCCAATCAACCAAGAAACATGAAGTTTATAGAAAACACAAAATTCTAAGCTGAAAAGAAAGGTGATCAACGCGGACGATTAACTAAATTGTAGAACTCGTCAATTAAGATTAAAAACTAGAAGCAGAGGCCAACGAAGAAAAGCAGCATTAGTTACCTTAGTTCTTCGACATTCAGAAATTGTTCGTTCAATTGCCCGGACATGGAGttctgattttttattttttttttggttgggtgTTAATATAATAATCCAACAATTAATCCATTCATATTTGATAAATGAGGAGCAAGATTCCTTTTTGAAGTGATACATGTTAAACTTTTCTTAATACTGAAGTGGGGATCCTAAGATTAATGGTGTTGATGAGTGCTGTAAAACTTGTACCAGGTTCCCAAGGGCCAAGGCCAACTGCTGTACCTTTCTTATTCCCACTCTCATCTCATGTCATGACTCTTAACAATTCAAAGTCTTTTTTTGATGCTCTTTTTTAAAGCTTACTTGGCTTTTGGTGCTTTTTATACTTGCAATTCTTGCTGTCCTGAAGTAAAATGTGTTATAGCAAATAAAAGATGTCTGAACCAACTCTCTCTAGAGGAGTTAGGccatcacattaattgtgggGTGGGAGGTTAAGAGTTCAAATCTTGTCTCTCGTCAATGTGTCTCAATATGAGATTTGTCCTAAATTCATACGGATGTGTGATGCACCCATTTGATCTGATGATGGTTCAGTCTCCGTCAGGTttctccggaaaaaaaaaaaaatgaaagatgtctgcaaaaaaggggaaaaggcaAGTCTGTTTCTGGCTTGGGCCAGCTGGGTTGGTGCACACGATTGAGGCTCCTCTGGAATTAAGACGAAACTTACCTTGATCCTTTAGCTTCGTTTGGGCATGGATCGAAAATTCCCAATTTCCGTTCCTCCCGTTGCAACTTGCACGCCTATCTTGGAAGATGGACAGAGACTATCTAAAGTTCAAAGGCGAATCAAACTTCTCGACACTTATCTTGATACTCATCTTGGTTGACGAATATGAAGTATTTAAGATTGAAATATGAATCAACTCCTTGACAGTAGAATCGAATTTCATTTAAAATTGGTTCACTAATTGATTACACCAAATTTGAacataaattttcaaatttgacttgATCTTAATTTGATTAGCACAAAAACGAAATTTATATGTAAAAAATTCAAACTATTCAATTTTATCTTTATAAAACTTGTTTGAAGTTCATTTGAAAAGTAAATGagccaaatttgaccaaaattttgaaCCCGTCAAAATAATTAAACTTGAATTAAACTTGAGTACGAGTGTGCAACTTATTTAAGCTCATTTACATCTCCACGAGTATCTAAGAGCTAACTTAATCCATAGGAATGTTGGTAGGTGCTTGTGAAATCATTAGTTCCACTCTTTTGGCTAAGAATATTAGTCAAGTGACAGGAACATCAATTATTCAACTCTCAGGACCTCCCCTTCCCATTTCAAGCAAATTTACGTGTAGAAAGAGTCGAGGTTGGATCCCATTTCGAAATCTTATCAAACCATTCCATAATGAGAGCAATAAAGTACattgttgaaaattgaaatacaAGCtatccctcccccccccccccccccccaaaaaaagtgATTACGTGCAGACAATAATTTACATGCCAAAGCAAAACCAAGTGCAGGAATCTATCGACGTTCAATCACATCCTACGCTTGTAAGCCTCAGTATTCTTCAACTCCTGAGCCATGCACTGTATCACCTCCTGCAAACTGGCCTTTCTTCCCTCCTTAAAGTTCCAAAGTTCTTGAACTACATACCGCCCACTGGGGTTGTACTCGTTTAGTTCCAGCAATGCATTGACAACGGCGGCGTATGGATCCTCGCCCCAATCATGTCTCAGTCGTTTTAACTCCCCATCATCTTCATCAAtaatttcctgtatcatgtttAAACATTGAATGACCCAGATCACATACAAGTCAATTTTACAAGAAAACAACTTCCTCGTACCAAAGAGTATTGCCATTTTGAGGCAAGCGGATCACTTGTAATAAAAAGCGGTATCATATTTTAGCACGAGAAAAGCATTATATTGTTGATGAAACTGTGACTTCCATAGAGAAGACTAGCTACAGCAAGTACACAGAATTATTGTGGCGCTACCTTTGTATTCACGAACAgacaatattttttgaaaagacTCTACCTGCCACTTTCCATCTTTTAAGGTGTTCTTGAATGGTTGCCAGCCTGGGTTGCTTACTTTTTCTTGCCACAATGAGATTGATTCCACTGATCTAACCTCCCAGTCTGAGCGAGAAAACTTCTTTGCACAAACGTCTTGAAAAGGTTTTTGGTCAACCTCTCCCATCCTTTTAACTCCAATTGTGGTTCTATCCACTAAATTTGACAAAACCTGTACAATACGACCAGAACAATCTTATATTTAGTATTCTGAACCCAAAGGATGGTATTGGAAAGCTGTAAGAGTAATAAAATATAATTAGATAAGCAAGGACAGCCATGAATGTGTTGAACTACTAATTCTCACACTTGTCAATTCTTTTCGTGCATCCTGTAACTCAAGGTTACTTGATCGCTCTTTAAGTATTAGTGTCTGGTTTAGAGCTTCCATATCCTGAAGCTCATCATCCTTTTCAGCCAATGTCTTTTTCAGTACGTCAATCTGAGCTATCAGCTGTGTCAAAAAAATAGTGGGATTctagtttaatgaaaaataaaaaaactggaattaaaaaataaagttaTATCTGGGACCCAACaaaaaaaactcttcaacaATGGCTGGTTTTAGTCTCAGTTAAATCATGTAAATGCCAAGAGAACAAGTTTTGGCATTGAAATAATTTGAAAGGCCCTGCATAAGATATCATGAGCTTGCATGTAAACAGAGCTCCCAGTAACTAAAGCAAGCAGAAGATTTTATACATTCCCATCCTAGCAATTCTGGGCTAATAGGACATAGCCAAACTAAGAGAATGCCGAATAAGAAGCAGTCAAAAGATTGTAGACAGTTTCGAAAGACACGTGTTATTAGCTACTTAAAGCTGCATGTAACCAATCTATTGAAATCAGAGAACAGTTATGAAAACCATTTCTTCACAAATTAGAGTTGCCCATATGGACAAAGAATAAAGGCTCCTCATAGTGACATGCAACTTTACAGTGATCTTCCCTCACCTCCTTCCAACAACTTGCAAATGGATTTCAAGAGTAGGATTTAAAAGTCACACAAGGAATTATTGCAATGGATTTCATAAGTTACAATAGTACAGTATAATTTAAAAGTCACAGAAGGAAAAAAGGAATTATACTACACATAGAGACATGtgcacaaaaaaggaaaaaaatcacacacacacacacaaacacacttTTTTGTAGGTGTGTATGTCTGTGTGTTCAAGATGCTTACTTGTTCCTTCTCAATGCGTAAAGTTTTGTGTTCAAGCTCAGCTTGGCTCTTTTCTCTATCCTTTATTTGATGATTCAATTCTTTCTGTATATGCACCAAGTCTCCCATCAGCCTTTCATTTCCTTGCTCTGCAAGATGCATCTTCCTTCTTTGATGGTCCAATTCACGCCTCAAGATTTTAATTTGTAGACTAATCTGTTGCATCTTCCTCAATTCTGAAAAAGTGCACTACATGAAATGATTAACTACTGAGCACTTCTGGAAGCTGTATAATAGATTTTACCAACAGAAAGACAATATCAGCAGCCACAATCTACCAAGTTTAAAAATGCATCTCTTCATGATTCTTTTTGTTAGGTTTCACTCTGCAGAACATATATTTATAGAATATAATAACCTTGGAGCAGATGAACTCTTGAATTCATTTTAACGCTTGGAGACTTCTGAAATAAAATGTTAAGAAATCAGTTGTTTGGATAAAATGCAGTTCAGATCATACAGAAACTTGTCAAAACTTTTGCAACAGTTTGTCAATGAAATTCTGAGAATGTTACTTTGTTAAAATGATGAACTTGCAGTGAATCTCTCAAATCAAGGAAAAACGTAATATGCAGAGTTATTATGTAAATTTACTGCTATCTTAGTGATATCCAGGAGATTGCTATAAGCTATTCAGTTATCCTGTTTGTCAAAGAAGCACAAAAGTACCAACACATCTCCTATAGTCCATGTTAGCTGTGGGGAACAGTACTGTTTGGCTTAAGTGAAAGATTCATTGCTTCTTCATGCATATAATTTTTAAGCTTTCACAAAGCATAAACCTTTTAGCCTTCAAGTACTGACCTCCATCACCCACACCTTTTTTACAAGATATGGAGAACTGTAAAATATGGAGGTGTATGAAATCTACCATGCTTCTTGCAAGACATTACAAAATTGATGATTAGGTGTTTAGCTTTGCTATTGTATTGCTGGAACTTTATATCCTTCTCTTGTTGTTAGTCTAGACTAAAACATactgatgattttttttttatatatcaaTCATTGTACCTGCAGCTAATTTTTCCCACTTCCACATCGTTGAAATACACAGAGTTGACAGCCTTAAGGGCCTTCTGACAATATGATCTGTGACAATAGTAATTTAATTGGGCTGACTTTCTTCCAGCTAAGTCATAGTAACGCCTTCTCTCAAGATAATGTGGCCtcagcccaaaaaaaaaggacaaagtAAAACATGTTGTGTGCATTTGTGTGAAGATAACAACATTTCCCATTCCCTCACCAAATTGGTTTAAATATTTGAGTTTAGAAAAATACTCTTTATAGATTTTTCCTCTGCCGGAAATATACAAGAGGTGCTATCTGTTCCAGGCTTTTCACCATCCTTGCCACTAAAGCTGGAAGAAGTGCTGCAgtttcctgaaaaaaaaaaaaaacagcagaaAAGCATTTGAATTTATGCTCTAAGATACAAGGGGCACCATTCAAAATGTCAACATGGTATAGTCACACTGGGAAGGAAAAGTAACTAACTTAAGATAGCTAGAAGGTTCTTAAGCTCCAGTCAGATCTATGAGTCTGAATAAGGGGTGGCTTATGAATAGGCTGAGCCTTGCTTCACGGATTTTGGAAATATATATAGGTAGACTGTAATAGAAGTGAACTTGCAATTGTAAATTActgttttttttcctatttatgGAAAAAGAGGAAATTCCAGCCCAAGATGCTGGAGCAGGACATGCTCCAAAAACAGATCTCTTACGTTGTTCTTCCTCCAGAAAAGCCGTGTAGCGGCTCTCTTTCAAGGCCTGCTTAAGTTGCTTTACTTCCATATCTGACAAACCCTTCTGATCAATATCCTGCCCATCATCATCGTCATTGCAGTTAATAACATTCGCCTCAGTAGACAAACTTCGACCGCAACCTACTGTAACAGGGCGGGATCTAGAAACATGACTCTTGTGGTGTAATTCCTCAATTAGAGCCGTTTGACGACTCTCTTCCATGGCTAACATAAGTTGCATTTTTTCCAAAGATAACAATTCATCTTCAAGAGTATCACATTCACTTTCATCATCATTCTCATCATCAGTAGCATGCATGTACCCACACAAACTTCTATTGTAGAAAGCATTGAGAGCTGCTGCCTTTCTCTTTTTCATTGTTGCCCTTTCGCTTTTCCCATCATTTAGATGCTTCTTCAATTCCAATGTCACATCTGGAGGAGATCCAGGACAAGCTCCCACTTGTCCAGCAATGTGAGCAATGTGCTGTTTCAATCTAGTTATTCCCCCATGTATAATCTTCCCACAGTAACGGCATTGGACAATTTTCTTATCCCCCCCAACTGGCTCAGCGTGCTCCCAACCAATATCTCTttttg containing:
- the LOC113725458 gene encoding uncharacterized protein isoform X2, whose amino-acid sequence is MAPKRDIGWEHAEPVGGDKKIVQCRYCGKIIHGGITRLKQHIAHIAGQVGACPGSPPDVTLELKKHLNDGKSERATMKKRKAAALNAFYNRSLCGYMHATDDENDDESECDTLEDELLSLEKMQLMLAMEESRQTALIEELHHKSHVSRSRPVTVGCGRSLSTEANVINCNDDDDGQDIDQKGLSDMEVKQLKQALKESRYTAFLEEEQRNCSTSSSFSGKDGEKPGTDSTSCIFPAEEKSIKKLRKMQQISLQIKILRRELDHQRRKMHLAEQGNERLMGDLVHIQKELNHQIKDREKSQAELEHKTLRIEKEQLIAQIDVLKKTLAEKDDELQDMEALNQTLILKERSSNLELQDARKELTSVLSNLVDRTTIGVKRMGEVDQKPFQDVCAKKFSRSDWEVRSVESISLWQEKVSNPGWQPFKNTLKDGKWQEIIDEDDGELKRLRHDWGEDPYAAVVNALLELNEYNPSGRYVVQELWNFKEGRKASLQEVIQCMAQELKNTEAYKRRM
- the LOC113723757 gene encoding factor of DNA methylation 5-like; translation: MEDEHQALITKERMMNDELQDARKEAIRALQGLSTHHLRKFQIKRMGQIDTKPFEALFSKKCSSEDRHAESLKLCSLWEENVRSANWHPFKRVENRGRLIEIIDDNDEKLKQLRSEYGEDVYQAVTNALMELNEYNPSGRYPVSELWDCQKGRKASLKEIIEYISNKLKTLQPKRKRS
- the LOC113725458 gene encoding uncharacterized protein isoform X1, whose translation is MAPKRDIGWEHAEPVGGDKKIVQCRYCGKIIHGGITRLKQHIAHIAGQVGACPGSPPDVTLELKKHLNDGKSERATMKKRKAAALNAFYNRSLCGYMHATDDENDDESECDTLEDELLSLEKMQLMLAMEESRQTALIEELHHKSHVSRSRPVTVGCGRSLSTEANVINCNDDDDGQDIDQKGLSDMEVKQLKQALKESRYTAFLEEEQRNCSTSSSFSGKDGEKPGTDSTSCIFPAEEKSIKNHIVRRPLRLSTLCISTMWKWEKLAAELRKMQQISLQIKILRRELDHQRRKMHLAEQGNERLMGDLVHIQKELNHQIKDREKSQAELEHKTLRIEKEQLIAQIDVLKKTLAEKDDELQDMEALNQTLILKERSSNLELQDARKELTSVLSNLVDRTTIGVKRMGEVDQKPFQDVCAKKFSRSDWEVRSVESISLWQEKVSNPGWQPFKNTLKDGKWQEIIDEDDGELKRLRHDWGEDPYAAVVNALLELNEYNPSGRYVVQELWNFKEGRKASLQEVIQCMAQELKNTEAYKRRM